The following coding sequences lie in one Aspergillus luchuensis IFO 4308 DNA, chromosome 8, nearly complete sequence genomic window:
- a CDS encoding cytochrome P450 (COG:Q;~EggNog:ENOG410PUA7;~InterPro:IPR001128,IPR002403,IPR017972,IPR036396;~PFAM:PF00067;~TransMembrane:1 (o12-30i);~go_function: GO:0004497 - monooxygenase activity [Evidence IEA];~go_function: GO:0005506 - iron ion binding [Evidence IEA];~go_function: GO:0016705 - oxidoreductase activity, acting on paired donors, with incorporation or reduction of molecular oxygen [Evidence IEA];~go_function: GO:0020037 - heme binding [Evidence IEA];~go_process: GO:0055114 - oxidation-reduction process [Evidence IEA]), with the protein MAVILEVLDNQHLLQGVVLALVLVFVSSFYHELADSFPYKNIPIIGKSKWEITNTKAKQRFVTSAKELFAEGFSQGRKSFQVVFSARPTIVLHPSLVDEVKNHPLLDFNEANKKSFFGSKIPGFEPFDGLDHEGIFLEVINKKITQGLGQLITPLSRETATVMNEKLPDTGEWLSFNFAQEISHIVARLSSLVFLGEKICRDKQWLDVSVNYTIHAFVAARDLRLYPSILRPFVHWFLPSTRETRKDIRIASGIINREVEKRKLIREGKLPEEDPPRTHADTLDWFEEVAAGRPIDIAVSQVGLSLAAIHTTSNLLTNIMYDLTAYPEHIQPLRDEIIAIVSEDGGLKKTSLTKMKLMDSVLKESQRMHAAGIAFLNRLAMGDIMLSDGTRIPKGASVTVSAHNMEDENLYPNAKTYDGFRFYKKRQEPGNEHRFQFVTTSPEHLGFGHGMHACPGRFFASNEVKILLIHFLMRYDWKFADGRTTRPMNFMHGTESICDPTVEFLFKPRQPEVDLS; encoded by the exons ATGGCAGTCATCCTTGAGGTCCTCGATAACCAACACCTCTTGCAGGGCGTTGTACTGGCCTTAGTATTGGTCTTTGTTTCCAGCTTCTATCATGAACTAGCAGATAGTTTTCCATACAAGAATATTCCCATAATTGGCAAAAGCAAATGGGAGATCACAAACACAAAAGCCAAGCAACGATTTGTTACGTCTGCAAAGGAGCTCTTCGCTGAGGGTTTCAGTCAG GGTAGAAAATCGTTCCAGGTTGTTTTCTCCGCTCGGCCAACAATTGTCCTTCATCCAAGCCTAGTGGACGAAGTCAAGAACCATCCACTCCTTGACTTCAATGAAGCAAACAAGAAG AGCTTTTTTGGATCCAAGATCCCAGGATTTGAGCCGTTTGATGGATTAGATCACGAGGGCATATTCCTTGAAGTGATCAATAAGAAGATTACTCAAGGACTTG GGCAACTCATCACTCCACTTTCAAGGGAGACAGCTACCGTCATGAATGAAAAGCTTCCGGACACTGGGG AATGGCTCTCCTTCAACTTTGCACAGGAGATTTCCCATATCGTAGCTCGCCTGTCCTCTCTTGTGTTTCTGGGTGAAAAAATCTGTCGCGACAAGCAGTGGTTGGACGTTTCCGTCAACTATACCATCCACGCTTTTGTTGCTGCTCGTGACCTTAGACTCTACCCTTCAATCCTCCGTCCTTTTGTCCACTGGTTCTTGCCGTCGACTCGTGAGACCCGGAAAGATATTCGCATCGCTTCCGGCATCATCAACCGTGAggtggaaaagaggaaactCATCCGGGAAGGCAAGCTTCCTGAAGAGGACCCTCCGAGGACACACGCAGACACGCTGGACTGGTTCGAGGAGGTTGCTGCTGGCCGGCCGATAGACATCGCTGTTTCCCAGGTCGGCCTTTCCCTAGCGGCGATCCACACGACTTCTAACCTCCTCACGAACATTATGTACGACTTGACAGCCTACCCGGAGCACATTCAGCCACTGAGAGACGAGATCATCGCTATCGTCAGCGAAGACggaggattgaagaagaccagcttgACCAAGATGAAACTGATGGATAGCGTACTGAAGGAATCCCAGCGAATGCACGCCGCCGGCATCG CCTTCCTCAACCGCCTCGCTATGGGAGATATCATGCTGTCCGACGGCACCCGCATCCCCAAGGGCGCCAGCGTAACAGTTTCGGCGCACAACATGGAGGACGAAAATCTCTACCCGAACGCGAAGACGTATGATGGCTTCCGATTCTACAAGAAGCGTCAAGAACCGGGCAACGAGCACCGGTTTCAGTTCGTGACCACCAGCCCGGAGCATCTCGGCTTCGGACAcggcatgcatgcatgcccGGGACGCTTTTTCGCCTCGAACGAAGTGAAgattctcctcatccacttccTCATGAGATACGACTGGAAGTTCGCCGATGGCCGCACAACGCGACCGATGAACTTTATGCACGGAACAGAGTCAATTTGCGATCCGACAGTGGAATTCCTATTCAAGCCCCGACAGCCAGAGGTTGATCTGTCGTGA
- a CDS encoding uncharacterized protein (COG:S;~EggNog:ENOG410PQB2): MACRPHGLSRTLPKNFTFSSSGEPRTPERVSHHLDVPPPPPRHSSCRLRRSRVRSGTDVFAQAEYDLSTFNPNPSDVPIPSIEVPSYDSFAGPSCPAVPSRDDRFLAPPRDRLAMKTPPAQIRPDPIEDKSTGSWSLEDPQALGESIQRPSSVCSQASDSSVSSIETFGSRRSAGGSCTSMESDSYDPFFHLELPPKPAPETPSLCRTRKNKTRMLHAKERWTLDMDNHLWNTYQLYIQDPTITPFKMTPGSIPPLGVTHRVAREAKRTWERRRFRLDRQFPFTLSYQRPSSNSTPTPKVDAVKPTWPKSEASTRRRLKLLCRKKFSIAPHYQRMMQSRSPTPALDLLSQPSGEPPRAVGPPSSCTAYATRDLGVSLVSSSVPGPLAQLAAEDSSPPEMNSDWFNNPILSAPRQVIPEPPAIHPGNAPRQEPVPRLGSPFTYNTWGPNASRKRSQRHTPRARRETIHVTGSRLRSPPRMEPFTNVDHHHLAPYVATASESPAEQDTRVQLEDLVRQGKLSDLGQHRIRIRNRGATISSVNHKGLDQLFSPPSSSSRNDEDPMVGKPIANPMLNLGGDSIKRLGSPFKVETPKRVPPSPRRIRHAPSLSDPFASGLLPQSQPTSPNSQPRNEERTSRLPYDPTEQGISDAERIRRQILNMPYSRQ; encoded by the coding sequence ATGGCTTGTCGACCACACGGCCTATCGCGCACCCTGCCGAAGAACTTCACCTTTTCTTCGTCGGGTGAGCCTCGCACACCAGAGCGCGTTTCACACCACCTGGATGTGccaccgcctcctcctcgtcattcCAGTTGCCGCTTACGTAGGTCCCGCGTCCGCTCGGGGACCGATGTCTTTGCGCAGGCCGAATATGACCTCAGCACGTTCAACCCGAACCCATCCGATGTCCCTATACCTTCGATTGAAGTCCCCTCTTACGACTCTTTCGCGGGCCCCTCGTGTCCAGCAGTACCCTCCCGCGATGACCGTTTCTTAGCGCCGCCCCGGGATCGCCTGGCCATGAAAACCCCTCCCGCTCAGATTCGCCCCGACCCGATCGAGGATAAAAGTACCGGATCGTGGTCTCTGGAGGACCCGCAGGCCCTGGGAGAGAGTATCCAACGCCCGAGTTCCGTCTGCTCGCAAGCATCAGATTCATCCGTCTCCTCGATAGAAACGTTTGGCTCCCGGCGCTCAGCGGGTGGAAGCTGTACCAGCATGGAGAGCGATTCATACGACCCGTTCTTCCACCTGGAGCTTCCACCAAAGCCCGCTCCGGAGACGCCCTCTTTGTGTCGGACGCGCAAGAATAAGACACGGATGTTGCATGCTAAAGAACGATGGACCCTGGACATGGACAACCATCTATGGAACACTTACCAGCTCTACATCCAAGACCCTACCATTACTCCTTTCAAAATGACTCCGGGCAGCATTCCGCCGCTTGGGGTCACTCACCGTGTTGCCCGGGAGGCCAAGCGGACGTGGGAGAGAAGGCGCTTTAGACTCGACCGACAGTTTCCCTTCACGCTTTCCTACCAACGTCCATCTAGCAACTCtactcccacccccaagGTGGATGCGGTGAAGCCTACCTGGCCTAAGTCAGAAGCATCGACGCGGCGCAGGCTAAAACTACTGTGTAGAAAGAAGTTTTCGATTGCTCCCCACTACCAGAGAATGATGCAATCCAGGAGCCCGACGCCCGCCCTGGACTTGTTGTCCCAGCCGTCTGGTGAACCCCCCAGGGCTGTCGGTCCTCCCAGTAGCTGCACAGCCTATGCGACGCGCGACCTGGGTGTGTCTCTCGTTTCCAGCTCTGTACCTGGGCCTTTGGCTCAGCTGGCAGCGGAAGATTCTTCGCCTCCAGAGATGAACAGCGACTGGTTCAATAATCCCATACTTAGTGCGCCTCGTCAAGTCATCCCGGAGCCACCTGCAATACATCCTGGTAATGCCCCTAGACAAGAGCCCGTGCCACGGCTAGGATCGCCATTTACGTATAACACCTGGGGACCCAATGCCTCGAGAAAGCGATCTCAGCGTCATACCCCTAGGGCTCGGCGAGAAACCATCCATGTAACGGGCTCCCGGCTACGTTCTCCGCCCCGCATGGAGCCATTCACGAACGTTGACCATCACCACCTGGCTCCTTACGTGGCCACTGCCAGCGAATCGCCAGCAGAACAAGATACGCGGGTGCAATTAGAAGACCTTGTCCGCCAAGGAAAGCTAAGTGACTTAGGTCAGCATCGCATACGCATTCGCAACCGTGGAGCCACGATAAGTTCAGTGAACCACAAAGGTCTCGACCAGTTGTTCTCCCCaccatcgtcgtcctctCGGAACGACGAAGATCCCATGGTCGGAAAGCCCATCGCCAATCCTATGCTGAATCTCGGTGGTGACAGTATCAAGCGCTTGGGCTCCCCTTTCAAGGTAGAAACGCCCAAACGAGTTCCGCCGTCACCGAGACGCATTCGACACGCGCCTTCGCTTTCGGATCCGTTCGCAAGCGGGCTTTTACCACAATCCCAGCCGACGAGTCCGAACAGTCAACCGAGGAACGAAGAAAGGACTAGTCGGCTCCCTTACGATCCGACGGAGCAAGGCATCTCCGATGCGGAGCGCATTCGGAGGCAAATCCTGAATATGCCGTACTCGAGGCAATAG
- a CDS encoding putative checkpoint protein kinase (SldA) (COG:D;~EggNog:ENOG410PFEY;~InterPro:IPR015661,IPR008271,IPR013212,IPR012572, IPR000719,IPR011009;~PFAM:PF08171,PF00069,PF08311;~go_function: GO:0004672 - protein kinase activity [Evidence IEA];~go_function: GO:0005524 - ATP binding [Evidence IEA];~go_process: GO:0006468 - protein phosphorylation [Evidence IEA];~go_process: GO:0007094 - mitotic spindle assembly checkpoint [Evidence IEA]) — protein sequence MAANEDHVNFDIIEGQKENIQSLPGGRSARELARIFSPRESTDILATPSPNDTRTVNDGIRQEYETELQAIGESDDPLDIYDRYVKWTLNAYPTAQATTESGLLPLLERAVKHFLNSPHYKNDPRYLRLWLHYIRLFSDSPRETFAFLARHRIGEGLALFYEEFAAWLESAGRWTQADEVYRLGIDKEARPAERLVRKYSEFQHRYENHTQDNGPSSPALPAVRPALAAKVDPFASASAEEADPQAQRPAPARSAAPKTKSGKPKMAIFSDADSPSQPAVSAPAQGWDSIGSMHDRRKENKVEAKPWAGETLKAGKKPAPAQKMTIFRDESNSNLQAKEALQSKHVPEHRVREAVNPRTGRRERVFVNLEAVYPDYKNPNHEVSFEELRAISRGWMGKNWRAQKEPLKQISGNAASAEIPSENPLEHGLENDLPQQFKQKLTVKDAETHDPDRGNSAQESKTSKARKLKLREVKGETQTIKMKFDSPTGGKIRRKSTAEPTMTIHTRAATDEIYSIFNQPLKAETENAESSDFDDDDYTSAGESTVTGRMSAASSDFGDDDTTFHKSFVEGDEDGFEDNTRAESVADGEWTQFSACDVPDLGAAHSPAMPEDSTYHGREDNTEQFDDADENGERQRFVPQMPEDYNPPYGPYRDPAIMAQNRLPFMTPIVEQTEHSLSMTAARNSLYNAKTPSKPPMGNLLLSSPLLPATPHHDDFPDIPEDVALSPTMEKFRTSFKLSPLKEITQTGVVIKDELCNPTDRDIRNKILRSLQPPLASYPGYHGHPDMDTHYGSEIQRYLKTSPKRSRSGDEASFDVPILELPGAERSYIIRRELGAGAYAPVYFAESIDSLPSDSETDSNNRDSHNPSPIRYDTPRHGFEAIKLEVGPPSEWEFYMIRTANERLSQHPEYSRATESIIRAHELHVYKGESILVEDYRGQGTLLDLVNLIRNEPISATTNAEGGIDEVLAMFFTVELFRIVESLHSCGILHGDIKADNCLVRLDDKPVPPPSLIDLGDEITADPREIHYSPRGLHGWRNKGLSLIDFGRSIDMQVFQPSVQFVADWETGKHECNEIREKRPWTHQIDLYGLAGTIHVMLFGKYLESIPSGNTPETKTYRIRESLKRYWERDIWNDVFDLLLNPGEERWAQLERAGQNPAAMASENGPILPVTNSMRHLRERMEAWLFANAEKKGLGLQIRKLEAIYAERRKRLEKC from the exons ATGGCGGCCAACGAAGACCACGTCaacttcgacatcatcgaaggCCAGAAGGAGAACATTCAGTCGCTACCAGGAGGCCGCTCAGCAAGAGAGTTGGCTCGCATCTTCTCTCCGCGCGAGTCTACAGACATCTTGGCTACACCGTCGCCGAATGATACCCGCACAGTGAATGATGGCATCCGCCAGGAATACGAGACAGAATTGCAGGCCATAGGAGAATCCGACGACCCGCTGGATATTTACGACCGATATGTGAAATGGACGCTAAATGCATATCCTACCGCCCAGGCTACAACTGAATCCGGCCTTCTGCCCCTCCTGGAGCGTGCCGTGAAACACTTCCTCAACTCCCCTCATTATAAGAACGACCCCCGTTACCTGCGCCTGTGGCTCCACTACATCAGACTCTTCTCCGACTCACCCCGCGAGACATTCGCTTTTCTGGCACGTCACCGCATTGGAGAAGGACTTGCATTGTTCTACGAAGAATTTGCGGCCTGGCTGGAAAGTGCAGGAAGATGGACACAGGCCGACGAGGTGTACCGGCTTGGCATTGACAAGGAAGCGCGCCCCGCAGAACGACTTGTGCGCAAATACAGCGAGTTCCAGCACCGCTACGAAAACCACACACAGGACAATGGTCCCTCATCGCCTGCACTACCGGCTGTGCGCCCAGCGTTGGCTGCCAAGGTCGACCCCTtcgcttcagcttctgcgGAAGAAGCCGATCCCCAGGCCCAGCGCCCAGCGCCCGCGCGCAGCGCTGCCCCGAAGACGAAATCCGGCAAGCCGAAGATGGCGATCTTTTCCGATGCTGATTCACCCAGCCAACCAGCTGTCAGCGCGCCGGCACAAGGGTGGGACAGCATTGGATCGATGCATGACCGACGGAAGGAGAACAAGGTTGAGGCAAAGCCATGGGCAGGAGAGACTTTGAAGGCAGGGAAGAAGCCGGCACCGGcacagaagatgacgatTTTCAGGGATGAG TCAAATTCAAATTTACAAGCAAAAGAAGCATTGCAATCGAAACATGTACCAGAGCATCGCGTAAGGGAAGCGGTTAACCCACGTACAGGGAGACGGGAGCGCGTCTTCGTCAACCTTGAAGCAGTATACCCAGACTACAAGAATCCGAATCATGAGGTGAGCTTCGAGGAACTTAGAGCCATCAGCCGTGGTTGGATGGGCAAGAACTGGCGGGCCCAAAAAGAGCCCCTCAAGCAGATCTCAGGCAATGCTGCTTCTGCGGAGATTCCCTCCGAGAATCCTCTTGAGCATGGCCTTGAGAATGACCTGCCACAACAATTTAAGCAGAAGTTGACTGTCAAAGATGCAGAGACTCACGACCCCGACCGGGGAAATTCGGCCCAGGAAAGCAAAACCAGCAAAGCGCGGAAGTTGAAGCTTCGTGAAGTGAAGGGAGAGACACAGACGA TCAAAATGAAATTTGATTCGCCCACTGGAGGCAAGATTCGCCGCAAGAGCACGGCGGAGCCAACCATGACTATCCACACCCGCGCTGCAACAGACGAGATCTATAGCATCTTCAACCAGCCACTCAAAGCAGAGACCGAGAATGCAGAGAGTAGTGActtcgatgacgatgattaTACGAGCGCTGGAGAGAGCACGGTCACTGGTCGCATGTCTGCTGCATCAAGCGACttcggcgatgatgatacgaCCTTTCATAAGTCGTTTGTCGAAGGTGACGAGGATGGGTTCGAAGATAACACTCGCGCTGAGAGTGTGGCAGATGGAGAGTGGACGCAGTTCTCGGCCTGTGATGTGCCGGATCTGGGCGCTGCTCATTCACCTGCCATGCCCGAGGACTCCACATATCATGGCCGAGAGGATAACACAGAGCAGTtcgatgatgcagatgaaAATGGCGAGAGGCAGCGATTTGTCCCCCAAATGCCTGAAGATTACAATCCACCATATGGCCCTTATCGAGACCCCGCAATCATGGCTCAGAATCGCCTGCCTTTCATGACACCAATCGTTGAACAGACCGAACATTCTTTGTCAATGACAGCAGCGAGGAACAGCCTCTACAATGCGAAGACGCCGTCGAAGCCCCCGATGGGCAATCTCTTGTTGTCGAGCCCATTGCTTCCTGCCACACCTCACCACGATGACTTCCCTGATATTCCTGAAGACGTTGCTCTCAGCCCCACGATGGAGAAATTTCGAACAAGCTTCAAATTGAGTCCCCTGAAGGAAATCACTCAAACAGGAGTAGTTATCAAGGATGAGCTGTGCAACCCCACTGACAGGGATATTCGTAACAAGATTCTTCGGTCATTGCAGCCTCCGCTGGCATCGTACCCTGGCTACCACGGCCACCCGGACATGGACACTCACTATGGCTCTGAGATACAGCGATACCTCAAGACAAGCCCAAAGCGTTCAAGAAGCGGGGATGAGGCATCTTTCGATGTTCCCATCCTTGAACTTCCAGGTGCTGAGAGAAGCTATATCATTAGGCGTGAGCTCGGTGCCGGTGCTTATGCGCCGGTCTATTTCGCAGAGAGCATCGACAGTCTACCTTCCGACTCGGAAACCGACTCCAACAACAGAGATTCCCACAACCCTAGTCCCATTCGATATGACACACCCCGTCACGGCTTCGAAGCGATCAAGCTGGAGGTAGGACCGCCCAGTGAGTGGGAGTTCTACATGATCCGCACGGCAAACGAACGATTGAGCCAGCATCCCGAATACTCCCGCGCCACTGAAAGTATCATCCGCGCGCACGAGCTTCACGTCTACAAAGGAGAAAGCATCTTGGTCGAAGATTACCGTGGACAAGGAACATTGCTCGATCTCGTGAACCTCATCCGTAACGAGCCGATCTCAGCTACCACCAACGCCGAAGGCGGAATAGACGAGGTCCTGGCCATGTTCTTCACAGTAGAGCTATTCCGTATCGTCGAGTCCCTTCACTCCTGTGGCATCTTACACGGCGACATCAAAGCCGACAACTGTCTCGTCCGTCTCGACGACAAGCCCGTACCGCCTCCCTCCCTGATCGACCTAGGCGACGAGATCACCGCAGACCCACGCGAAATCCACTACTCCCCCCGGGGCCTCCACGGCTGGCGCAACAAGGGTCTCTCCCTCATCGACTTCGGCCGCAGTATCGACATGCAAGTCTTCCAACCATCCGTCCAATTCGTCGCCGACTGGGAGACCGGCAAGCACGAATGCAACGAAATCCGCGAGAAGCGACCCTGGACGCACCAAATCGATCTCTACGGCCTAGCAGGCACCATCCACGTCATGCTCTTCGGAAAGTACCTCGAGTCTATCCCCAGCGGCAATACCCCTGAGACAAAGACATACCGAATCCGCGAGTCTCTGAAACGCTACTGGGAGCGCGACATCTGGAACGACgtcttcgacctcctcctcaaccccggCGAAGAGAGATGGGCTCAGCTGGAACGCGCAGGCCAGAACCCTGCCGCTATGGCCAGTGAGAACGGACCTATCCTCCCCGTGACGAACTCCATGAGACATCTCCGCGAGAGAATGGAAGCTTGGCTCTTCGCTAATGCAGAGAAGAAGGGTCTTGGACTGCAGATCCGGAAATTAGAGGCTATTTatgcggagaggaggaagcgcTTGGAGAAGTGTTAA
- a CDS encoding DNA-(apurinic or apyrimidinic site) lyase APN1 (BUSCO:EOG09262XMN;~COG:L;~EggNog:ENOG410PGU1;~InterPro:IPR013022,IPR018246,IPR001719,IPR036237;~PFAM:PF01261;~go_function: GO:0003677 - DNA binding [Evidence IEA];~go_function: GO:0008270 - zinc ion binding [Evidence IEA];~go_process: GO:0006281 - DNA repair [Evidence IEA]), with protein MPPRGTRKAASTAVATEPPRSPELGGNKRKPDDAQEQSSPLRRSKRVKSVEGLGTQSPSGKSTARTAPTESAESPKVTPRKSRGRVVSVKKEVEEEETVTVEADIDDEDEIKDEEVDEKPKVKAKVTRKRKTKEEVEMVPLRARTQGLRMCVGAHVSAAKGVFNAVHNSMHIGGNAFALFLKSQRKWDNPALQDDHRDQFRNLCIEHKYDGAKHILPHGSYLVNLAQEDKTKAKQAYDSFLDDLRRCEALGITLYNFHPGSANQTPHASAITRLAKALTSALAATSTVTPVLETMCGHGSTIGGYLHEFRDILTQIPQEYHHRIGICIDTCHSFAAGYDLTSPSGFASFMQEFSDVIGLQYLRALHLNDSKAPRGSKRDLHANIGTGFLGLRAFHNVMNEPRLEGLPMILETPIDRPEGEDIKEEGDDGSSKGKKKPAGASAKLVPDFNVWAGEIALLESLIGMDPEGEEFRALEAKLSEEGREMREKQMEQYERKMEAEAKKAAKKEKGQKTLMEMMNGGGKAKGNTKTKSKTTRGKKGKDESDGEGSDEEGCQSCSEK; from the exons ATGCCTCCGCGCGGTACCCGAAAAGCAGCCTCAACCGCAGTGGCGACTGAGCCGCCACGCTCCCCCGAACTGGGAGGCAACAAGCGCAAGCCAGACGACGCTCAGGAACAGAGCTCCCCGCTACGAAGATCGAAGCGCGTTAAATCCGTCGAAGGTCTCGGAACGCAGTCGCCGTCTGGCAAATCCACCGCGCGCACAGCACCGACCGAATCTGCTGAGAGCCCCAAGGTGACACCGAGGAAATCTCGTGGTCGGGTCGTTTCGGTGAAGAaagaggttgaggaggaagagacagtCACGGTCGAGGCAGAcattgacgacgaagacgagatCAAGGACGAAGAAGTGGATGAGAAGCCGAAGGTGAAGGCCAAAGTtacgaggaagagaaagacaaaggaagaagtcgagATGGTACCATTGAGGGCGCGCACGCAGGGTCTGCGCATGTGCGTAGGCGCTCATGTCAGCGCCGCCAAAG GCGTCTTCAACGCGGTTCACAACAGCATGCACATCGG CGGCAACGCCTTTGCCCTATTCCTCAAGTCCCAGCGCAAATGGGACAACCCGGCCCTCCAAGATGACCACCGCGACCAATTCCGCAACCTCTGCATCGAGCACAAATACGACGGCGCAAA ACACATCCTCCCCCACGGCTCCTACCTCGTGAACCTCGCCCAAGAAGACAAGACCAAAGCCAAGCAAGCATACGACTCATTCCTCGACGACCTCCGCCGCTGCGAAGCCCTCGGCATCACCCTCTACAACTTCCA CCCCGGCAGCGCCAACCAAACCCCGCACGCCTCAGCCATAACCCGACTCGCAAAGGCCCTAACCTCCGCCCTCGCCGCAACCAGCACCGTCACCCCCGTCCTGGAAACCATGTGCGGCCACGGCAGCACAATAGGCGGCTACCTACACGAATTCCGGGACATCCTAACCCAAATCCCGCAAgaataccaccaccgcatcgGCATCTGCATCGACACCTGCCACAGCTTCGCAGCAGGGTACGacctcacctccccatcagGCTTCGCCTCCTTCATGCAAGAATTCTCCGACGTAATCGGCCTCCAATACCTCCGCGCCCTGCACCTAAACGACTCCAAAGCACCGCGGGGAAGTAAACGCGACTTACACGCCAACATCGGCACGGGATTCCTGGGTCTCCGCGCATTCCACAACGTTATGAACGAGCCGCGGCTCGAGGGATTACCCATGATATTAGAGACGCCGATAGATCGGCCCGAGGGAGAAGATatcaaggaggaaggagatgatgggtcttccaagggcaagaagaagccggcTGGGGCTTCTGCAAAGCTAGTACCGGATTTCAACGTCTGGGCGGGGGAAATCGCGCTGCTTGAGTCGTTGATTGGGATGGATCCTGAGGGAGAAGAGTTCCGGGCGTTGGAGGCGAAGTTATctgaggaagggagggagatgcgTGAGAAGCAAATGGAGCAGTATGAGCGGAagatggaggcggaggcgaagaaggcggcgaagaaggagaaggggcaGAAGacgttgatggagatgatgaatgggggtgggaaggcGAAGGGGAATACGAAGACAAAGTCGAAAACTacgagggggaagaaggggaaggatgagagtgatggggaagggagtgatgaggaggggtgtCAGAGTTGCTCGGAGAAGTGA